The following proteins are encoded in a genomic region of Leishmania braziliensis MHOM/BR/75/M2904 WGS CADA00000000 data, contig 41, whole genome shotgun sequence:
- a CDS encoding TATE DNA Transposon, which translates to MSDKQERLTEAELDRTLKVYLAHKATRSMAEIAKKQYMEGKTNTSEFLEMTAAMADSLWEKAGEKGAPSIDVKKEMMEAHNIFADKELQEVMDMEDKRKEARAKIKATKDPLEGYKTKVESAILAHQMSPMAAATATILLGLSGPESQEMSADERIAEWLSIFVDETCSSRLLAYNVQVAESVAGGMRQWRKVLKRLDAPLVPETERLAHLNRITLEAAQNEKHSITQIIEGGGTHTTRPRDIFRTPPRDGSDLLEGGAPYAPIIGADGSQVAALDMSSFGALTEESQLRMQDTITHLMREQKTASRVSNHTQGPRNSQNSGRGVGFRGNYRGNGGGNRHGNYRGGEAQEDFLSESKIKPDGTTADVSRKEPTHHRTITCGVARSFAKEVWGGDMRAGKTSNMELDAIYNAYLPKKRIVPSDTMVHRDWKRAQQLAAKVHRHGVVYFPIFIMKHWIAGLLEKGTRDSAEIQLSIFDSAPSPIVEDKLRKHFHMVWPALRLVKRFSPRQERYSDDCGLYMSAVFFGDHLDIQIDHSQDMAKCMRRLLYAASKHHPPREYFLEKMRKILTNHPVSRKDFFYDEIEHKPWLKKTTVNCEDTFHLGGGERRTTKFTNPKRDSNRANKTSTRAPHPPLHQKKEEVTVRTSRDRIERKKSAPPTRVAASKTPSRKRPERSAMDAPLPRRKAAKNSVRKTPPRTSARRNGNNTRSVRSSGFPSPRAEVSQRCVSVTHAPLTENVEGKNTTNASPHVPQGKCISEWTELTFSEANKYAKKVYEAVLDHLWAATALARVGDGVARGLSDTAIGQQRVRHKMTPLRPYSVQEMLKLLGKTIHIAEASPSDLGEVIVREEHQLEEVTLDPSTDELYLVRGASVPTLSEEVKGYKFLLGASLREAPEDMNGARYPSYYVLTKDASEATVGVYVPTALTHYNPSKRQRAPRHALRYVPLPRSAASEAHQDHTNGPRPRLVRRKGWPDDGAGNQLGDDEEDGGPYSVPGNRKGDGYADVDANISAEATRALEDLRSNPLNMQGRPLSQEEEAEVCPRNWFLFAAKPPHISQLMESCAARHSRTPLAMVDANQVDELGTDAHALSGGMHRLDSVDRKGPQMEVGNHREGLCRGGGCAARPAALLDAGAGYSPSGRSRVAKRFWHGAALHEGVGAGCASLCFATPSRSDHRKTPTRSPSCRAVPRHDVGIRSASVRHFHAASEGRDAFPGTADKHTRESHADDPQGKGCQNTRPLPGPIDADEGPRSDTAGDAGPEETIRGALCTTRGGAAGTDRPGGAKRDARCTAALDPERRAPLYGGSGCPAEGPDDDFRAREAGHAAALSWVWPAAYGGGRDRKGQRRKSAIPDPLEAAASVFRFRSQESSCANLGIAPQEVAAMVDQMSGFIQVLTERPALVKQWPLHLKRNTPLDMDTVLAMPTKRASTKRFLQRIQCFLDPSFYDGLRTSRTIKKCVLTTAEIQQAVEMGKFEPCPISDIGAQVQLPEGMHGVNVFTVPELKGRRRLITEPLLNRVIPKHHVPRVHYDTRLGRRQRLRYARYMLQIDFEAYYDAIPIAATLRNKFVFRARHDGRYYRLRTLPTGARWSVAVGQAVTWTIVDIDTPVTITTLIDNILVAAREGQEREFVLAVRTVVARIKAANLMTSPNRDELEAMSDEEILQLASANTVFLGEEYTWNGRERLIRNSVKTVAKLKLALQKTSHTIRSLASLISLIFFALHTTQMNPARAFKLLRAYRGIYRLTFRGYDWDDAVPYIDSSVARSLQEIGGALVQNPWWKISDERHPTTDEATYDAVAFTDASLEGWGAVLHLRDAGADYMWTYRRRWSEDM; encoded by the exons ATGTCCGACAAACAGGAACGCCTCACAGAGGCAGAGCTGGACAGGACACTAAAAGTTTACCTTGCGCACAAGGCAACCCGTTCCATGGCGGAAATTGCAAAGAAGCAATACATGGAGGGCAAAACGAACACAAGCGAGTTCCTGGAAATGACAGCGGCAATGGCGGACTCCTTGTGGGAAAAAGCCGGCGAAAAAGGAGCCCCATCAATAGACGTCAAGAAGGAGATGATGGAGGCTCACAATATTTTCGCAGACAAGGAACTTCAAGAGGTGATGGACATGGAGGATAAGCGGAAAGAAGCCCGGGCGAAGATCAAAGCGACAAAGGACCCATTGGAGGGATATAAAACCAAGGTCGAATCGGCGATCCTGGCGCACCAGATGTCCCCAATggccgcggcaacggcgacaaTTCTACTCGGTCTGTCCGGACCAGAGTCACAAGAAATGAGCGCCGATGAGAGAATTGCCGAATGGCTGTCCATTTTTGTCGATGAGACGTGCTCGTCGCGATTGCTTGCCTACAACGTGCAGGTCGCCGAATCCGTCGCAGGAGGGATGCGACAATGGCGTAAAGTGTTGAAACGGCTGGACGCACCTCTCGTTCCGGAAACGGAACGACTCGCACACCTTAACCGTATCACACTTGAGGCGGCACAGAACGAGAAGCATAGTATCACACAAATTattgaaggaggaggcacgcacacaacacgcCCACGAGATATTTTTCGGACACCGCCaagagacggcagcgatctcctggaaggcggcgcgccgtaCGCACCCATCATCGGAGCAGATGGCTCGCAAGTCGCCGCCCTGGATATGAGCAGCTTCGGTGCCCTCACGGAAGAGTCCCAGTTAAGGATGCAGGACACCATTACGCATCTTATGAGGGAACAAAAAACGGCATCGCGAGTTTCAAATCATACCCAGGGACCCCGCAATTCTCAGAACAGCGGGAGAGGTGTAGGATTCCGGGGCAATTACCGGGGAAATGGCGGAGGTAATCGGCACGGTAACTaccgcggaggcgaagcgcaggAGGACTTTCTGTCCGAGTCAAAAATAAAGCCCGACGGGACCACCGCCGACGTTTCGAGGAAGGAACCCACACACCACCGAACAATTACATGCGGTGTTGCAAGATCATTTGCAAAAGAAGTGTGGGGAGGTGACATGCGCGCAGGTAAGACATCGAATATGGAACTCGATGCCATTTACAACGCATACCTTCCAAAGAAACGGATCGTTCCGTCGGACACGATGGTGCACCGTGATTGGAAACGCGCGCAACAGCTCGCGGCAAaggtgcaccgtcacggcgtCGTTTATTTCCCCATCTTCATTATGAAGCACTGGATCGCAGGGCTtttggagaaagggacgcgGGACTCAGCAGAAATACAGCTGAGCATCTTCgactccgcaccttctcccatagTGGAAGATAAACTGCGCAAGCACTTTCATATGGTCTGGCCGGCTTTGCGTTTGGTGAAGAGATTTTCACCACGTCAGGAACGCTAtagcgacgactgcggttTGTACATGTCTGCCGTATTTTTCGGCGATCATCTGGACATACAAATCGACCATAGCCAAGATATGGCaaagtgcatgcggcgcctgcttTACGCGGCGTCGAAACACCACCCGCCACGTGAATATTTCCTCgaaaaaatgaggaaaattCTGACGAACCACCCGGTGTCACGGAAAGATTTCTTCTACGACGAAATCGAGCACAAGCCGTGGTTGAAGAAAACCACGGTGAACTGTGAAGACACCTTTCACTTgggtggaggcgagaggcgcacgaCGAAATTCACGAACCCGAAACGGGATTCGAACCGTGCAAACAAAACATCAACACGCGCCCCACATCCACCTCTTCaccaaaagaaagaggaggtgacggTACGGACAAGTAGGGACCGAATTGAGCGCAAGAAAAGCGCACCGCCGACGCGTGTGGCAGCGTCAAAAACGCCCTCTCGGAAACGTCCGGAGAGATCCGCAATGGATGCTCCACTCCCACGGCGAAAAGCCGCGAAGAATAGTGTCAGAAAAACACCACCGCGAACCTCAGCTCGCAGGAACGGAAACAATACACGCTCTGTACGGTCGAGCGGGTTTCCATCACCGAGAGCGGAGGTGTCACAACGATGCGTGTCCGTCACCCACGCGCCTCTAACTGAGAACGTGGAGGGAAAGAATACGACAAACGCGTCACCACACGTCCCGCAAGGAAAATGCATTTCCGAGTGGACAGAGCTCACCTTTTCTGAAGCAAATAAATACGCTAAAAAGGTGTACGAAGCAGTCCTGGATCACCTgtgggctgcgacggctctggcgcgagtGGGTGACGGTGTGGCACGCGGCTTGAGTGACACAGCCATCGGACAACAGCGCGTGAGGCACAAGATGACACCATTGAGACCATACAGTGTccaggagatgctgaagcttctCGGGAAAACGATCCACATTGCCGAGGCCTCACCGAGCGATCTGGGGGAGGTGATTGTCCGTGAGGAACACCAACTCGAGGAGGTGACCTTGGACCCCTCAACCGACGAATTGTATCTCGTCCGTGGAGCTTCAGTACCGACACTTTCGGAGGAAGTGAAAGGGTACAAATTTCTGCTTGGCGCAAGCCTCCGGGAGGCACCGGAAGACATGAATGGCGCGCGCTATCCGAGTTATTATGTCCTTACAAAGGATGCCTCGGAGGCGAccgtgggtgtgtatgttcCCACAGCCTTGACGCACTACAATCCATCCAAGCGACAGCGTGCACCGCGACACGCGTTGAGATATGTACCTCTCCCgcgaagtgcggcatcagaggcacaccaggaCCATACAAACGGACCGCGACCGCGCCTGGTGAGGAGAAAAGGATGGCcagacgacggcgccgggaATCAACTCGgcgacgatgaggaggacggtGGGCCGTACAGCGTTCCAGGAAACCGGAAAGGCGATGGGTAcgcggacgtcgacgcgaacATCTCGGCCGAGGCCACGCGTGCACTCGAGGATCTACGCTCCAATCCTTTAaacatgcagggcaggcctctttcccaagaagaagaggcggaggtctgcccgagaaactggttcctcttcgccgcgaaacCGCCACACATCTCACAGCTG ATGGAGTCTTGTGCGGCccgacactcgcgcacaccacttgcgatggttgacgcgaatcaagtcgatgaactcggaacagatgctcatgcgctttccggcggcatgcatcgacttgattctgTCGACCGCAAGGGCCCGCAAATGGAAGTGGGCAACCACCGcgaaggcctttgccgcggtggcgggtgcgctgcgcgacctgccgctctactcgacgcaggcgcggggtattcgccttcaggacgatcccgagtggcgaagcgcttttggcacggtgcagcgttacatgaaggagtcggtgccggatgcgcctccctttGTTTCGCGACGCCAAGTCGAAGCGATCATCGGAAGACTCCGACTCGGTCACCCTcgtgccgcgctgttcctcgccatgatgtggggattcgcagcgcgagcgtgcgACATTTCCACGCTGCGAGCGAAGGACGTGACGCTTTTCCCGGGACCGCCGACAAGCACACGCGTGAaagtcacgctgacgatccgcaagggaaagggtgccaaaACACGCGGCCCTTACCCGGTCCCATCGATGCTGACGAGGGACCTCGCAgcgacactgcaggagatgctggtccAGAAGAAACCATCCGAGGAGCTCTTTgcaccacacgtggaggagctgcgggcactgatcgcccaggaggtgcgaagagagatgcgaggtgcacagctgccctcgatccggaaaggcgcgctccgttgtatggcggaagcgggtgtcccGCTGAAGGACCTGATGATGATTTccgggcacgcgaagcaggccacgctgctgcgctatcttgggtatggccagcagcctacggtggaggccgagaccgcaagggacaacgccggaagagcgctattccagaccctctagaggctgcggcttccgtgttccgtttccgatcgcaagagtcatcgtgcgcgaatctcggaatcgcaccacaggaggtggcggccatggtggaccagatgtccggtttcatccaagtgctgacggagcgaccggcactcgtgaagcagtggccgctgcacctgaaacggaacacaccactggacatggataccgtgctggcgatgccgacaaaacgcgcctcaacgaagcggtttctccagcgaatccagtgctttctggatccctccttctacgatgggttgcggacgtcgaggacCATCAAAAAGTGCGTGCTCACAACGGCGGAAATCCAACAGGcggtcgagatgggcaagttcGAACCGTGCCcgatcagcgacatcggcgcccaggtgcaattgccagagggcatgcacggggtgaacgtcttcacggtgccggagctgaaaggacgacgacgcctcatcacggagcccctgctgaaccgcgtgatccccaaacatcacgtcccgcgcgtccactacgacacgcgcctcggaagacgacagcggctgcgatacgcccgttacatgctacagatcgacttcgaagcttattacgacgctatcccgatcgcggcgacactccgtaacaagttcgtttttcgagccaggcatgacgggcgatactaccgccttcgtactctcccgaccggcgcgcgatggagcgttgccgtcggccaggcggtgacgtggacgattgtggacatcgacacgcccgtcaccatcaccacgctcatcgacaacattctcgtggccgcacgcgaaggtcaggagcgtgagtttgtgctcgcggtgcgcacggtcgtcgcacgcatcaaggcggcgaacctgatgacgtcacccaaccgggacgagctggaggcgatgtcggacgaggaaatcctgcagctggcgagtgccaacaccgtttttctcggtgaagaatacacatggaatggccgagagcggctgatccgcaactcggtgaagacggtggcgaagttgaagcttgcgctccaaaagaccagccacaccatacgcagcctggcctcgctcatctcgctgatcttcttcgcgctccacaccacgcaaatgaaccccgcacgggcattcaagctgctgagagcctacCGAGGCATATACCGGCTGACGTTCCGCGGGTACGACTGGGACGACGCGGTTCCGTACAtcgactcctccgtggcgcggtcgctgcaggagatcggcggcgcactggtacagaatccgtggtggaaaatctcggacgagagacacccaacgacggacgaggcgacctatgacgcggtggccttcaccgacgcgtcgctggagggctggggtgctgtgcttcacctccgcgacgcgggAGCCGATTACATGTGGACCTatcggcggcgctggagcgaAGACATGTAA